TTAGCAGAAGTTGGGCATACGGTACTCTGTATGGATATAGACGCAGAGAAGATTAGGCAGCTCAATAGCGGACATCCGGTGATTTTTGAAAAGGGGCTGGCACCAATGCTCCGAAGGAACCTGGATGCCGGCAGGATCCGGTTTACAACGCACCTTGAAACAGCTGTGAGTGACAGTGACGTATTGATGTTTTGTTTACCGACGCCACCGGGTGCCGGCGGTGCGGCAGATTTGCGAGCCGTTATGGATGTTGCAGCGCAGGTAGCCGGAATATTGAAATCACTGAAACGTACTCATCCGCTGATCGTGGTAAACCGGAGTACGGTCCCTGTTGGTACAGCACAAAAAGTTCGGGATATATTTTCTGCACAAGCCGGTGATAGCACGGTGTACGTGGTCAGCAACCCCGAATTCTTATCTGAAGGCTACGCCATTGACGATACGATGAACCCTTCACGGGTAGTTATTGGTACATCAGACGAATACCCCGCAACAGTACTCACTGATTTGTATCAGCCATTTGTACAAACCGGAGCGCCCATTTTCGTGTTTGACGAGCGCAGCGCCGAGGTAACGAAGTATGCGGCAAATGCGTTGCTGGCAACCAAGATTTCTTTTATGAATAACCTGTCGGAATACTGCGAAACAATTGGCGCCGATATTGACCAGGTCAGACTTGGCGTTGGTGCCGAACCGCGTATAGGACCACAGTTTTTATTTGCAGGTCTTGGGTATGGCGGAAGCTGTTTCCCAAAAGATGTTAAGGCAATCGTGAACGATGCGGAGCAGCACGGGGTTGCATTACAGATTGTGAAGGCAGTTCATGAAGTTAATACCCGACAAATCCACCGCTTTTCGCAACGCATTTTAAACGCTTTTGGAGGATCGTTGCAAGGGAAGACCGCAGCTGTCTGGGGGCTGGCGTTTAAACCGGGTACCGATGATATTCGGGAGGCACCGTCATTGGAAGTTATCAATGCACTGATTGACGCCAAGGCGTCAGTGCGAGTGTACGATCCGGAAGCACACCTTAATGTTAAAAAGATTTATGGTGCACGTCTTCACTATTCCGATGACCATTATGATGCAGCAATGGGTGCTGATGTGCTGATTATTGCCACTGAGTGGCCCATGTTCAGAAATCCGGATTTGCCAAAACTGCGTGAACTCATGAAACAGCCCCTGATTTTTGACGGGAGGAATATCTTCCAGCTGGATAAAATGAGGGAGCATGGTTTTGAATATCACAGTGTTGGCAGGCCCAGTGTGGTATAACGGGGTTCATTGGGTTGTCAGTGGATATGGACGTCCTTCCGGCGGTTAGGCTGTACCTTGCCGGTAAGACGCTCATACATCCTAAATTTCCGTCGTGTATGCCACCAGCGCTTCACGTACATAAACAGGTAGCGCAGTAAGCGTGCGAGTGAGGTACGTTTTGAACCAAAGCCCCCTTCGAGCATATTACGTAGCTGAAAACGCTCCTGGTCGGTGATCGACACATCAACGTCACTCGTACCCGGCTGATTCATGATTGAGCCCAGGATGCCCTCCAGCTCCTTGGCGTAGCGCTCCAGCCTGGGTGCATCTACGGTGTTATACTGCATCAGCAGATACAGATGGTCATACAGCATTGCCGCCCGCTTGATATCTTCGATCTGGTGTTCAGAACGAAGTGTTTGAACAAGGGCTTCGGCAAGCTCTTCCAATTCGACAACTTTTTCCTCGCTAAAGCTGAAGAGTTCGGCTGGTTCAATATCATCAATTTCTATATAAACGGTGCTGAGGCGCTGAATCTCGAGGCCGTACTCTTCGCTCACCTGAACAGCAAGTTTGGTTTTCAGCATATCGATCTGCTTTTGGACAACATCGAGGTGAGCCTTGATATTTTCAGAACGTTTATGTCCGGAAGCATGAGATACGGCTGACTGAAGGTCTCGTTTTTCATTCAGAAGTTCCCGCAAGCGTTTGGCTTCATCGCTTGAAGAATGGAACACCTGATCTTCGATCACCTTGTCATCCACCAGCATCCGTGCCCTGCCGATTTTTACAGTACTCAGCCTGATATCAGTACCCATCAGGATCTGCAGGTGCTCAAGGTCAACATGTGCCACACCGTCGGTGATAACAAGGATCTGAGTTTGCGACAGCTGGGGCTCGTGCGAAATATCGTCGATGGCTGCCTCGATTGCCTTTTGCAGTACCGTCCCATTGCCCAGTTCCGTAATGTGCATGATGGTACTTATCAGCTGGTCGAAACCAACAATGTCCCGTGCCACGTGGCGATCGCCGATCTTAACATCGAAGGTTCTGCAAAAAACCGTACCCAGTTCGCGTTGGTTACGTCGTAAAAAAATATAGGCAATGGCTTTTGCCAGATGTATCCGGTAGTGGTGTTGCATCGAGCTTGACGTATCAAACAGGATGTACACTTTCTGCTTCCTGTCATCAGGGGCAAACCGGTTGCTATCGGTTTGATAGCGGAAATTCCGTGGTGTTCGGGGGCGTGGCAGCCACAGTGATCGTTCTGCAAGGCGCTGCAGGAAAACAGTTTCAGGCAGCAAAAACTGATGCGGATAGATATGTCTGACTTCGGTGACGCTCCGGATGAGGTCAGCCTCGTATTCCTTTGCTTCGGGTACGTGCGGGAGAAGCATGGTAGTGGTTGGAGCATCCTGTAAGGCTTCGTCGAGTTCCAGAACCGGCGCAAGACTCATTGCCAGGCTATGAGTAGCATCCTCGATAACCCTGGCTATCTCGTAAATCATCGTAAACTCGGCAGGGAGGTGTTCCGATACCCGGTCGAAGAAACCAAATTCTTCCAGCCTTGAGAAGAATGAGGATGTTTCGAGCACCTGCCGGTTAAGGATGCTATTCCGATCGGTTAAGCTCACGCTCAATCAGGATTAGTGTGTGCTGAAGAATTTGTTCTACACTGTGCTTGAGTTCGCGGACTTCATCGCAGGCAGGAACAAAATCACGCAGGAACTGCTCCAGGATCATTCTGTTTTTTGCCTCAGGCTGTTCACTGCCGAAGGCTTCCTTGATCCACTCAAAGAATGTTCGCTTTACCGAGGTGCCAGAAAGCGCTGAAAGGGGCTCCTTCATGCGCCGTGGCTCTGACCGCAGCTTGTCCAGAATCTCAGTAAAGTCCAGCAGGATTGTCACCTGATCAAAAGCGCGCGATGATGTTAGTGAGTTCAGTACCGTGGTGTACGACTTCTTAAACATTGCAACTTCTTCGGGGAGGCCGACGGTAGCAAAGATGAAATACAGTCTGCTGACATCTTCGTGAGCAACATGGGTACGGCCTTTAAGCATGGCAAGTGCCCGGAGCAGATCCAGGGATTTGGCCTGGGTCCGTGGCGAGATGTAGAAGTCGCCACCGGAGGTAGCCTTTAACTGTTCGCTATGCTGACGGTTTCGGAGAAATTCGTAGTGCCGAATGACGATGTTGGTAAAGTATAACATCTCGTTGGTAATACTGATTACCATGTCGTCAGCCAGACCCCGAACAACAAGGCTCAGGTGTTTCAGCTTCGCAAAGCTGATTTTCTGTGGGGGTTCCACCACCCGACCGCCATGCTCCAGATACTGCTGCGAAATCTTGTACTGGATAAACGGATCTTTATCGGGAAGGATGAGCGCTTTGAACAGAAACCTGTCAAGCAGTGCTTCGGTCACCTCGGAAATCCGCAGGTAGTTCGTGGCTGCAATAACGGTATGAAGGGGAGAGGCTACGTCCTGTACGCCACGCATCAGTCTGCGCTCGTTAAGCAGTGAGAGAAGGGCACGAAGGGTAAAATCATTGGCGTCGAAAATCTCGTCAATAAAGCCAAACTCGCTCTCCACCAAAGAGCCTTCGGTGTTATGGACAATTCGGCCGATTTTCAGAGCTTCAAGATCGAGGCCGCCAAAAAACGTGTCGGGCTGCTGTTCCTTACTGGCCTGCACCCGAAAAATCCGGCCTCCGTCGAACATTCGAAAAATCTGTTCTGCCAGGAGTGACTTACCGGCACCCGTGCGGCTTTGCAGCAGAAGATGTTCACCGGTCAGCAGAGCACAAATTGCCTGTTCAATGACTTCCTCGCGGTTAATAACCCGACTGCCGATGAACTCTGCAGCCCCTTTCAATTCAAGTGAAACTTGTTCGATTGACGGTAGAACTTCGTGGTACTCTGTTGGCATTGCAACTCCTTTCTCAGCGAATATATGGTATCGGGATAGCCCTATTTTGCAGGTATGGAAAAATTATCTCCATCCGAGCTTGCAGCAAAACTCAGGGTTTCAACGCTTCCAACGGTTCCGTGCGTGTACCTGTACAAGAATGAAGCCGGTGAGGTTATCTATGTTGGCAAGGCAAAAAACCTGCGGAACAGGGTCCGCCAGTATTTTCAGGAGGGTAAGCCTGTGGATGCGAAGACGATGGTGCTGCGGTCCAAAATTGCCAGTCTTGAATACATCGTCACCGATACCGAGCCCGAAGCTCTTCTCCTTGAGAATACACTGATCAAGGAGCATAAGCCTAAGTATAACATCCTTCTGAAAGATGACAAGAGTTATCCGTATATCCGGATTACGAACGAGGACTATCCGCGTGTCTTTAAAACACGCAGGGTGGTCAAGGATGGAAGTAAATACTACGGACCATATACAGATGGCACGTTCCTGTACTACCTTATGAAGACAATACGGGCGGTGTTTCCGCTACGGACCTGTGAACTGCCGCTGACAACTGATAATGTGAAAACCGGACGGTTCACGGTATGCCTGGAATATCATATCAAGCGGTGCGACGGGCCGTGCGAAAACCTGATTTCGCAAGAAGAGTATTTGGCATACATCCACCAGGTAGAACAAATCCTTACCGGACGGTCGAACGACCTGGAGTTACAAATGGAGCAACACATGCAGCAACTGTCAGACGAGCTCCGGTTTGAAGAAGCACGGATTGTTCTGAAGCGTCTGGAGCGCTTGCGGGAGTACACCGCCAAACAGAAGGTTGTTAGCGCAGACTCAGCAGACCGTGATGTGTTCGCACTTGCACGAATTGGAAACAACGTCTGCACGGTGATTTTTACGGTTCGCAACGGACAGCTCACGGGTAAGCGACACTTTTTTATTAAGCAGGCTACTGATACCGACGGCGATATCCTTAGAAGTGTTATCGAGCAGTGGTACGTAGAGCAGGATCATATTCCTGCAGAGGTAATGCTTCCGTTTGCCGTTGATGATGAATCAGTGATAGAATTTCTGAGGATGAAGTCGGGTAAGAAGGTTGAATTTCTTGTCCCCAAGATTGGCGACAAAAAAAAGCTGCTATCGCTGGCAGAAACCAATGCCGATCATCTGCTGCGTGAACTGCTGCTGCAGCAGGCACAAAAAGACCAGGTGATGCCCCGGGCAGTAATGAGTTTGCAGCGTGACCTTCATTTGAGCAAACTGCCGCGGCGTATCGAGTGTTTTGACAACTCACACATGCAGGGCACTGACTATGTTAGCTCGATGGTTGTATTCGTAGATGGTAAGCCTCGAAGTTCAGAGTTCAGAACCTTCAGGCTACGAACGGTTGAAGGGAATAATGACTTCGACGCGATGAAGGAGGTGATAACTCGCCGCTATAGCGGATCGCTGAAGGATATGCCATTACCGGATTTGTGCATAATTGACGGCGGAAGGGGACAGCTAAACGCTGCATTGGATGCCCTTCGGTCCGTTGGAATCGCTGGGAGCTTTACGGTTATCGGTCTTGCAAAAAAACTTGAGGAAGTGATTGTCCCGGGAGAGCAGGACTCCGTGTTCCTGCCTAAAACATCAAGCAGCCTTCGTTTACTGCAACAGGCCCGCGATCAGGCACATCGGGTTGCAATTAATTATCACCGGAAACTCCGGAGTTCGCGAACTTTGCAGTCCGAACTGGAACAGATAAACGGTGTCGGAGCCAAAACTGCCGCACGGCTACTTATTGCACTTGGTTCGGTAGAATCTATTAAACATGCCAGTAAAGAACAGTTGATGGAGATTGTTAGTAAAAAAGTTGCTGAAAGTATTTACGGGTACTTTCATTCATGACGCCACTCATCCACTCCCTGCAGGTTGAGCTGGAAGCCCTGCTTCGCCACCAGTGGCCGTCATATACCGTGCCCGGACTGTGGGTAGGCAGTTGCGATCCGGTTACATTCCCGTCGCCACCGGCATATTTCCTTCACCAGCTTCGCGTTATCGATCGGGACAGGAAGGTTCTTCGGCAGCGCACGTGGAATCCTGAAAAAGTATTAGCCTATGGTGGAATGGTACGCCACATTACGTCATACAACCACGGACAAGGTGTTGGAACCCATGGCTGGCGGACCACAGGGACATTCCTGAAGCTTGCGGGTTTGCTCCCGTACCTCACTCGTCTTGGTGTAGATACGCTAATCCTGCAGCCTGTTACCGACATTGGCCGTGTGGCACGCAAAGGAACGCTGGGATCACCATATGCCGTTCAAAACCCATGGCGCCTAGATCCGTACCTGGCAGAGCCTGCCGTGTCATACTCAGTTGAAAATCAAGCTCGTGTTTTTATTGAACTGTGCCATAGCCTCGGCATCAAGGTTATCCTGGAAGTTGTCCTTCGCACGGCAAGTATCGACAGCTCCCTGGTTTCATCGAACCCGGAGTGGTTTTACTGGATCAACGAAGCGGAAGCTGGTGATGCAGCCCTGTTTACTCCTCCGGTGTTCCCGGCAAAAGACGTTAAGGCAATACGTCACAAGGTGGAAAAGAAACAATTTTATAATCTGTCCGAACCCTCAGCAGAGTACAGAGCGCAGTTCTCTGCTCCGCCTCTGAAAGTTGAATTTGATGAGAAGGGCTGGAAGGGGCTTGGCTCTCGCAATACAGTTTTGCGGATACCACCAGGCTTTGCAGACTGGCCACCTAATGATAATCAGCCATTGTGGACTGATGTTACCTACCTGCGTCTGCATGACCATCCGCACTTCCGGTACATGGCATACAACACGCTCAGGATGTTTGACTCTGAGCTGGACAGCGACCACTATCGCATTAGCCCCCTGTGGAATACACTTGCGTCGCTTATACCGTTCTATATCCGATCCTTTAACATCGATGGTGCAATGATTGACATGGGACATGCACTGCCTGCCGACCTGCGCAAGAAAATCGTTGCTGATGCAAGGTCGCTAAAGGATTCGTTTACGTTGTACTGGGAACAGTTCGATGCAGAAGGGTTGTCGGCTGCCGAGGGATACGATGCCGTTGTAGGACATCTTCCGGTAACTGCACATTCAGTATCCGAAATCGGAAAGCATATTGTTGCCGTTGCCGAACAGCAGAATAGTGTACCGGTTTTTGCATCACCTGAATCGCATAACACCATGCGTGCTGCTGTCCGTCTGGGATCGGCAAGGACAGCTATTGCGGTGTGGACCCTGCTGCGGGCGCTTCCGAGAAGCATTGGTTTTATTCATGCGGGGATGGAATTGGGTGAAGTGATTCCGGTGAATACGGGACTCGGATTCACATCTGAGGAGATTGCGCAGTATTCACACAACACATTGCCAATGTTCTCGGACGTTCCGCTTGCCTGGGATGGCTGTGCTGATACGGTTAACGCAATGGTTACGGCATCCCGACGGCTGACGGCGTCGGCATTTTGGGCTAATGCAACGCAGAGTGACAAGGTGTTCCCACTGTCAGTGACGAATACGTTACTGGGCTTCCTCAGGCTTCCGCACGGTTCACGCCAGGGCATGATTTGCCTTGCAAATTTGTCAGAAGAGCCTATCGTCACCAAAATTAGTATTCCTGCAGATTGCGGCCTGATGTTTGTTTCGCCGCACACAGGTATCAAGCACGTTGGAGGAAGGCTTGATGTTGAGTTGCCCGCAACAACCTGCGAGATGGTGTTTACGCTGCATGGCTAAGAGCCGGCGTTTACCAGCGCTTAACCCAGCTTAGCAAGGGGAATACTGGCCATCCACTACCTTCCTTAAGCTGTGCCAGATAGGTGAAACCTACTTCAAAGGCGTCATCGGCCCTGAAATATCGTCCGACGACCGAGACGGGTATAAATGGCATCGTTCGCATCGCAAAGCCTTCAAAGCAGAGCTTCCATTGGTCTGCTATCCGGTAATCATACCCAATTCCCAGGATGGTTGCATCGGCGCGGAAGGCGCCTTCAAGGAGGGTTTCATGGTGTTTGAATGTAAAGCCGGTATGAACGTTCAGTCGGCTGTCATCGGTACCATAGCCGGCCGTTGCCCAGAGTGTGCTAAAGGTTATCCGGCTGTCCATCTCTGCCGAATAGTCCTGATTGTAGAGACTTTGTCCTGCTTGTATGCCACCGCCCACAATAACGTTTTTTGCAACGGGTAATCCAAATTTTGCGCCGGCAGACCATGCGGCACTCCATGATGCATTATAGCCGGTGGCACCAAGCCACCGGCTTGGCAGCGGAATCATGCCACCAGCAACAACGGCAATGGTGTTGGTAATGCTATAGGTCGCTGACAGGCCAAGGGCGTTGTAAACACCGGTTGTCAAAGTCCCTGCCTTGGGAACGAGAGCCGTGGGCAACATTATTCCCCTGAATGTTGTAGGATCACGGTGTGCAAGCAGCGAGTCTGGGTGGACAACCGTAACCACAAATCGAATTTCGATGGGGTCCGGGATGCCCTGTACGGTTACGATTGCCTGAGTAGTGAAAATGCCCGGTTCCGGTGCACGGATTCCTACGTCAACGTCCCTGCGTTCTAGAGGTTGCAGTGAAAACTGCTGTTCAAATGCAGGGATAATAACCGAAGATCCCGCAACCTGAATGTTGGTAACGGTAACGGGGTGCAATCCCTGATTCACAAGCAGCTCGTCAACAGTAACATTTGTTACTGTGCCGGCGGCAACGGTACCAAGGTCAACGTCACGTCCGTCGGCTGCAATCACTCCGCCAACACACCGTCCGGTAATTGCGGCATTAATAATGCCACCGGGAAACTGAACGTACACACGGGCTGCACGTTCACCAACCTTGGTTGGATGAAACGAGTATGTAAGCGAGGTGGATTCACCCGGACCAAGAATAAACTCGCGCGGTGCATTTACCGAGAAGTCAGATGCCTGAGCCCCCTCAATGCGTACCCCGAAAAACCGTACTGTGTCAGGCGAGGTGTTGGTGAGTGCAACTGCCACTACTGAGTCTGTTGACTGTCCGACGGCTAACTGCCGTAAACGCACGGGACGCAGTTTAGCTGTGATTTTGTAGATCGACCACATGGCATCGCTCACGTCTTGCTGGAGTATCGGTGAGCTAACTTGATAAACGTTTACAACATTGCCCGGACCGGCTACAGCTACGGCTGTGCCATCAGCCGAGAGTGATGGCGTAACCGAGCCTCGCTGGAGACGCATCATCGAGACGCCGGTAATGGCATCGTACACCGTTGCATGTGCCAGCGTTGAAAGAAGAAGCACTGTGCCCTGAGAATTAAGCTGGGCATTCGAGGCACCGCCAGGCTCCATCGGACGGCGGATGCTGACCATGTTGTCTCCCGTTTCCAGATCAACAATCCGCGTTGCATCAACTCCGTCTTCAAGAGCGGCCTTTCGTGAATCGTGCGACATCGCAATGTAGGTATTGTCGTTCTTGTACTGTCGCCTGGACAATGTACGTAGCGGGTTGCCCGTAGCTGCATCCCAGCTGCTAACGGTACCTAAATCATCTGCAGCAATGATTGAGCCGTCGCCGGTGAATACGGCACGGTAAAACACGTGAACACCAGCCTTGGTAATCGTGAGGTCCCGGCCTCCGCCTGCCCGCAGGTGGACCACCCGAATTGTACTGTCGGCACCGGCTATTGCTACGGCCGAGCCATCAGGAGCAACATCAACCATGACAGGCTGGCGGGCATTCACGGGAATCGTGGTAATTGCAGTACCTGATTTAAGATCAACAATATTAACATTTCTGTGTTGGGCTCCGGAGAAAGCCAAAACCCGAAACGCTGAATCAACAGAGATGTTTGATGGCAGGTGATCTGACGTATGCTGCCAGAGCCGTGCACCGGTTTGTACATCGATGAGCGAAATCGAATCTCTGGACATCACCAGGAGCTTGGTCTCATCGTTGGAGAACGTAACGATTTGTCCGTAGCCCAGCGTATGCAGCAGTTTGCGATGTTCAACATCCCAGAGCAATACGTCACGCGGTACTGATGCGTCCCGGAGTACAGACTCTACGCCGATAGCCAGGTATTTACCAGTTGCCGACAGGTCAACAGAAGTAACATTCAGTGTCGAAGTCGTTAACAACGGTTTTTTACTGCCGGTCGGAACCATGTGAGTAACACGAAACAAGCACGAGTCCGACGAGATATTAAAAACCTTCCACGGACGCAGATTACCTACAGCATCTTTTTGTACGTTCAGCCAGGTAGAACCAGCATTGGTGCTGATTTCCAGCGTTACCGGAACGTCTGGTGGGAGTCCTTCCCAGCGAAGCACGGAATCGGAGTGTGCCGGGAACTTTTCGTTGCCATTGGGGAATACCACGCGCAACGTTTTCCGTGACGGTGCCACCAGCGGATCACCGGTTATTGCATAAGCCGTAGGCAGAGGGCAAGGATTACCGCTAATGGTGATTGTACCCACCGTATATCCCGAGGATGGAGCAATGAGTGATACCGATATGGCAAGGGTATCACCCAACTTCAGGCTGCGTGGGAGTTGAGGAGTGGTCAGGCGGAATATATCAGGGCGATCAATACTAATGTTTGTTATGGTAGAGTTCGATCCCGTACACACAAGAAGCAGGGGAGCGGGCTCTTGTGTTACCGAGTCGACCCGGACACTACTCGGGATGATGCTCACCCTGCTTTCTAAAACAATCGGAACATCGTCAACAAATTGATATGTAGCATTACCGGCTTGTGCCTGGATTACGGTATGGTCAGAACACTGTTCCGGTGCTTTCCACCGCGCCATACAACCGTATTGTGTTACGGCATCTGCATAGATTCTACGGTAGGCCTCGAGTGCCTGTTCTACCGTGGTGACATTTTCAAACCACAAACCGCCGGTCTTTTCTGCAACTGTTCGTAGTACATCAGGCATACTTAATCCAAGCGAAACGCAATACACCGTAACTGAGTCACCTACGGCTCTGCGTATCACGCTATCAGGATCAAGAGTACCATAACCATCGGTAAGGAACACCAGTATCCTTCGGTTACGTCCGCGACTCGCAACGTCGAGGGCACCCTGAGGGGAGGTGTTGAACGCCTTGTTATAATCGGTTCCTCCCCGTGGCTTAAGACGCTGTATGGCTTCAGTCAGCTCAGACTTTGATTTCGTAAAGTCGGTTAACAACATCACGCCATCGTCAAAGGCAGTAATGGCGCAGTCAGAGTTCCCCTCCAGCGCCTGAACCCATGCAGACGCAGCCTCTGTTGCAAGTTTTAGATTCGGA
This is a stretch of genomic DNA from Ignavibacteria bacterium. It encodes these proteins:
- a CDS encoding UDP-glucose/GDP-mannose dehydrogenase family protein, whose amino-acid sequence is MSYKIGIVGTGYVGLVTGVCLAEVGHTVLCMDIDAEKIRQLNSGHPVIFEKGLAPMLRRNLDAGRIRFTTHLETAVSDSDVLMFCLPTPPGAGGAADLRAVMDVAAQVAGILKSLKRTHPLIVVNRSTVPVGTAQKVRDIFSAQAGDSTVYVVSNPEFLSEGYAIDDTMNPSRVVIGTSDEYPATVLTDLYQPFVQTGAPIFVFDERSAEVTKYAANALLATKISFMNNLSEYCETIGADIDQVRLGVGAEPRIGPQFLFAGLGYGGSCFPKDVKAIVNDAEQHGVALQIVKAVHEVNTRQIHRFSQRILNAFGGSLQGKTAAVWGLAFKPGTDDIREAPSLEVINALIDAKASVRVYDPEAHLNVKKIYGARLHYSDDHYDAAMGADVLIIATEWPMFRNPDLPKLRELMKQPLIFDGRNIFQLDKMREHGFEYHSVGRPSVV
- a CDS encoding MoxR family ATPase, whose amino-acid sequence is MPTEYHEVLPSIEQVSLELKGAAEFIGSRVINREEVIEQAICALLTGEHLLLQSRTGAGKSLLAEQIFRMFDGGRIFRVQASKEQQPDTFFGGLDLEALKIGRIVHNTEGSLVESEFGFIDEIFDANDFTLRALLSLLNERRLMRGVQDVASPLHTVIAATNYLRISEVTEALLDRFLFKALILPDKDPFIQYKISQQYLEHGGRVVEPPQKISFAKLKHLSLVVRGLADDMVISITNEMLYFTNIVIRHYEFLRNRQHSEQLKATSGGDFYISPRTQAKSLDLLRALAMLKGRTHVAHEDVSRLYFIFATVGLPEEVAMFKKSYTTVLNSLTSSRAFDQVTILLDFTEILDKLRSEPRRMKEPLSALSGTSVKRTFFEWIKEAFGSEQPEAKNRMILEQFLRDFVPACDEVRELKHSVEQILQHTLILIERELNRSE
- a CDS encoding excinuclease ABC subunit C, whose product is MEKLSPSELAAKLRVSTLPTVPCVYLYKNEAGEVIYVGKAKNLRNRVRQYFQEGKPVDAKTMVLRSKIASLEYIVTDTEPEALLLENTLIKEHKPKYNILLKDDKSYPYIRITNEDYPRVFKTRRVVKDGSKYYGPYTDGTFLYYLMKTIRAVFPLRTCELPLTTDNVKTGRFTVCLEYHIKRCDGPCENLISQEEYLAYIHQVEQILTGRSNDLELQMEQHMQQLSDELRFEEARIVLKRLERLREYTAKQKVVSADSADRDVFALARIGNNVCTVIFTVRNGQLTGKRHFFIKQATDTDGDILRSVIEQWYVEQDHIPAEVMLPFAVDDESVIEFLRMKSGKKVEFLVPKIGDKKKLLSLAETNADHLLRELLLQQAQKDQVMPRAVMSLQRDLHLSKLPRRIECFDNSHMQGTDYVSSMVVFVDGKPRSSEFRTFRLRTVEGNNDFDAMKEVITRRYSGSLKDMPLPDLCIIDGGRGQLNAALDALRSVGIAGSFTVIGLAKKLEEVIVPGEQDSVFLPKTSSSLRLLQQARDQAHRVAINYHRKLRSSRTLQSELEQINGVGAKTAARLLIALGSVESIKHASKEQLMEIVSKKVAESIYGYFHS
- a CDS encoding alpha-amylase, with the translated sequence MTPLIHSLQVELEALLRHQWPSYTVPGLWVGSCDPVTFPSPPAYFLHQLRVIDRDRKVLRQRTWNPEKVLAYGGMVRHITSYNHGQGVGTHGWRTTGTFLKLAGLLPYLTRLGVDTLILQPVTDIGRVARKGTLGSPYAVQNPWRLDPYLAEPAVSYSVENQARVFIELCHSLGIKVILEVVLRTASIDSSLVSSNPEWFYWINEAEAGDAALFTPPVFPAKDVKAIRHKVEKKQFYNLSEPSAEYRAQFSAPPLKVEFDEKGWKGLGSRNTVLRIPPGFADWPPNDNQPLWTDVTYLRLHDHPHFRYMAYNTLRMFDSELDSDHYRISPLWNTLASLIPFYIRSFNIDGAMIDMGHALPADLRKKIVADARSLKDSFTLYWEQFDAEGLSAAEGYDAVVGHLPVTAHSVSEIGKHIVAVAEQQNSVPVFASPESHNTMRAAVRLGSARTAIAVWTLLRALPRSIGFIHAGMELGEVIPVNTGLGFTSEEIAQYSHNTLPMFSDVPLAWDGCADTVNAMVTASRRLTASAFWANATQSDKVFPLSVTNTLLGFLRLPHGSRQGMICLANLSEEPIVTKISIPADCGLMFVSPHTGIKHVGGRLDVELPATTCEMVFTLHG
- a CDS encoding VWA domain-containing protein encodes the protein MRVCTVFVIVYLCLTASSVQATESLFVRSVVTDSAGWRSASVVYFTNSGTIAPLTALTLSVTEGGRRVDSLVVNCPDHSPATTISSVLTIDVSGSMRLGGPNLKLATEAASAWVQALEGNSDCAITAFDDGVMLLTDFTKSKSELTEAIQRLKPRGGTDYNKAFNTSPQGALDVASRGRNRRILVFLTDGYGTLDPDSVIRRAVGDSVTVYCVSLGLSMPDVLRTVAEKTGGLWFENVTTVEQALEAYRRIYADAVTQYGCMARWKAPEQCSDHTVIQAQAGNATYQFVDDVPIVLESRVSIIPSSVRVDSVTQEPAPLLLVCTGSNSTITNISIDRPDIFRLTTPQLPRSLKLGDTLAISVSLIAPSSGYTVGTITISGNPCPLPTAYAITGDPLVAPSRKTLRVVFPNGNEKFPAHSDSVLRWEGLPPDVPVTLEISTNAGSTWLNVQKDAVGNLRPWKVFNISSDSCLFRVTHMVPTGSKKPLLTTSTLNVTSVDLSATGKYLAIGVESVLRDASVPRDVLLWDVEHRKLLHTLGYGQIVTFSNDETKLLVMSRDSISLIDVQTGARLWQHTSDHLPSNISVDSAFRVLAFSGAQHRNVNIVDLKSGTAITTIPVNARQPVMVDVAPDGSAVAIAGADSTIRVVHLRAGGGRDLTITKAGVHVFYRAVFTGDGSIIAADDLGTVSSWDAATGNPLRTLSRRQYKNDNTYIAMSHDSRKAALEDGVDATRIVDLETGDNMVSIRRPMEPGGASNAQLNSQGTVLLLSTLAHATVYDAITGVSMMRLQRGSVTPSLSADGTAVAVAGPGNVVNVYQVSSPILQQDVSDAMWSIYKITAKLRPVRLRQLAVGQSTDSVVAVALTNTSPDTVRFFGVRIEGAQASDFSVNAPREFILGPGESTSLTYSFHPTKVGERAARVYVQFPGGIINAAITGRCVGGVIAADGRDVDLGTVAAGTVTNVTVDELLVNQGLHPVTVTNIQVAGSSVIIPAFEQQFSLQPLERRDVDVGIRAPEPGIFTTQAIVTVQGIPDPIEIRFVVTVVHPDSLLAHRDPTTFRGIMLPTALVPKAGTLTTGVYNALGLSATYSITNTIAVVAGGMIPLPSRWLGATGYNASWSAAWSAGAKFGLPVAKNVIVGGGIQAGQSLYNQDYSAEMDSRITFSTLWATAGYGTDDSRLNVHTGFTFKHHETLLEGAFRADATILGIGYDYRIADQWKLCFEGFAMRTMPFIPVSVVGRYFRADDAFEVGFTYLAQLKEGSGWPVFPLLSWVKRW